From Thamnophis elegans isolate rThaEle1 chromosome 12, rThaEle1.pri, whole genome shotgun sequence, one genomic window encodes:
- the LOC116515239 gene encoding syntaxin-3-like, producing the protein MKDRLEELRRRMHEDGDSLELGESFSFDNPVFQEDESSPMRKVLQEISSLSLALDKLEQSSESIAKKQQRVLCCTTEASIGEEKKELSTMKNMFTKEAKALQPRLGDIQETLAKERAKSLAISRIRCCQFSVLVNRYREIITRHYAKETHYVGKLKEQIQRQTELAGLHLQEEDIKQLVESPTMPRIVGQDLEVLKAKQHLAMAQVRHQQLLDLEAQISELHSLFLHLEILVLEQQEVLNSIEYNILHTTDYICQSNEEVKKAIKYQRHSRLSTLLSTLLGLCTCCTCLSCMATPSVLR; encoded by the coding sequence ATGAAGGACAGGCTGGAGGAGCTGAGGaggcgcatgcacgaggatgggGACTCTCTGGAGCTGGGGGAGTCCTTCTCCTTCGATAATCCTGTTTTCCAGGAAGATGAGAGCAGCCCCATGCGTAAGGTGCTCCAGGAAATAAGCAGCCTCTCCTTGGCTCTGGATAAGTTGGAGCAATCCTCCGAGAGTATCGCCAAGAAGCAGCAGCGGGTGCTTTGCTGCACCACCGAAGCAAGCATTGGCGAGGAGAAAAAAGAGCTCAGCACCATGAAGAACATGTTCACCAAAGAAGCTAAGGCTCTCCAGCCAAGGCTCGGTGACATCCAGGAGACCCTGGCCAAGGAAAGGGCGAAAAGTCTAGCCATCAGCCGCATTCGCTGCTGCCAGTTCTCAGTGCTGGTCAACCGCTACCGAGAGATCATCACCCGCCATTATGCCAAGGAAACCCACTATGTGGGGAAGCTGAAGGAGCAGATCCAGAGACAGACAGAACTGGCAGGCTTGCATCTCCAAGAGGAGGACATCAAGCAACTGGTGGAGAGCCCTACGATGCCGCGCATCGTTGGCCAAGACCTGGAAGTGCTCAAAGCCAAGCAGCACCTCGCCATGGCCCAGGTGCGCCACCAGCAGCTGCTGGACTTGGAGGCCCAGATCAGcgagctccattccctcttcttgCACTTGGAGATCCTGGTCCTGGAACAACAAGAGGTCCTCAACAGCATTGAGTACAACATCCTCCACACCACTGATTACATTTGCCAGTCCAACGAGGAGGTCAAGAAAGCCATCAAATATCAGCGCCATTCCCGGTTGTCCACCCTCTTGTCCACACTCCTAGGCCTTTGCACCTGTTGTACATGCCTGTCATGCATGGCAACTCCGAGTGTGTTGCGCTGA